The Oryza sativa Japonica Group chromosome 11, ASM3414082v1 DNA window TCCGTCACATGGTTTTGAGGGATGCATACATGGTTAGATACATCGTGTGCTGACTAATACATGCTTATTCTAAGTATTATTCAGTTTGTCAACCTTTGGAGAAACCGGAGGGGCCATCTGGGGTCATTGTTATGTTATAGGTAACACTGTCGAGAATCCAATCATAACGGTGATTTAACGGATCTTAAAACATATTGTCTACATTCATTTCGTTAGCTGTTTCTTTTTCACATCAGATCACTTGTCAATATGCTGTAAATCACATCTATCTTCTGCTTTCTGCTCTTACCTGCTAACCGGTATCTGAAAAACAGGAAAATGTGATTGTAATCTCACGTGGCCTTGTCATTGCCTGCTCCTACTTTCTGCTATGAGGTTTCAAGTTCCCAAACGCCAGGATCAAGAATGGACCAGTACAGAGTTCCCTTTCAACGATTTCCAACAAGTTCTTGAATCAGGTGATAAGTTTTTCTGTCCCCAATTCGCTCTCCACTGTTGTGTACATCTCCCTGTCCTCATAGATTCTCCTAGTTGTACAAATCACCAGAAGATGGTGTTGTCACTGTTGTGTTGCCCTTTGCTttttttctactccctccgtcctagaataAATTAAtgtagtactggatgtgactcATTTTACTActatgtgacacattctaaacatgtctagattcatattattaggatgtgtcacatccaatacTACATTAACTTATTCTGGGATGGATGAAGTATGTGCATACACAGGAAAAGTAATAAATCTAGAACAAAGAAAACGGAGGTTACCTGGTAGGCTGGTACATGTACTGTAAAAGAATATCTATACTAAAAAATGTACACGTAAATGTTACTAAATATAATATTACCCTATGTTTAGCATCTCTTGGAGTACGTAACATCACGATTTAGTCCAAATTGTTCGTTTGCTATGGAATCTTACAAAGAAAGCCATGGAGGTTACTTACATGTAGCTCTATGCAAATGATGAGCCCTCATTTGCAAAAGTTAAATAGGTCTGTAGAGGTGCATAGATCTAGGGGAATGCATTCTTCTTGCATTTTCATTGAAAGTTAACGGATGATTcttttggaacctttaaaatAGAGGAATGATgctccaaaaaaaaaggattacAAGCATGCAGGAATGTGTTATGGTTAAGCATAAACCCTTTTTACTGTTGACAAATTGACATGTGTAAATTTTGATCAAGAAAACAATTAATCTAGCACGTACATACCATTAACTTGATTTCATTGTGTACATGTTGATGGATAATAAATTATACCGTTGTAGCTGAGTTTgcatattctttttttaatcttttttctgCATTTGAATAGTGCAAGCTCAGTGGCGAGTTTTGACCAAGCCTATCATATTTAAGCATGAACATGAATAACTAGCGAGCCTCCCGGCATGACTTTTTCACAAGTCAATCAAATGAGCAGCTCACCTGCCCAATATTTTGATAATGCTGGTTTGGTTTTGCCATGCACATGAACGAATTGGTATCTTAATGGAATTGAATACAAGATAACTCAAGACGAGGGGCCACATGCCaatgctcctcattttttttattcttggtCTAAGTTCCTTTCCATaagaccatgcatgcatgttttgcCAAGTTCATGTAGATAATCTACTAAACTCTTGAGCTGCATGTTACTCTTTATTCACAGGTGCGTACCATCATCGgaagtattcttttttttttggaaagacgGAACAGCCAATTAAATGTTTCCATTGTACTAACATTTAGGGTTCCTTTCGAACCAGGGGCGAAGCTTGCAAATGCGCAACCCTACGGCTGAATTGATCCATTTTGGTTAGAAAtcatatattttcaaaattttcatacatTTTTTCATCAGATTTGAATCGAATCATGGAGTCAAGCCCTAATTGCATTAGGCCTGGCTCTGCCCCTATTTGGAACACTGGAATTCCTGTAAAATTCCTGCAAAGTTCTTCCATACCAAAGGAGAGACTTTtccatataaaaaaaaggtatatgTAGTACATCATGCTGCATCCATTTGATATGGAGAACTAGTGTGACATCCTAGCTAATATTTCATAATTGTCGCGGTTTGTCCATtgaaaatttttgccacgaTTTTGTTTGTGTTTTGCAAAAACGTGATGCTGGAATCTTGCATAATGGTGTAATGAGATCTGTTTGTAATATTCCCGGGGGTTAAACTGCTGGATGTTGGGGGACCATGTTCTGCTGGTACTAGCTACTACTAGGAGTAGTATCACTTGATCATTTCGCAGCTGCTGTTGTTTACATGTGTGGTGCCTAAATTTTTTTGTACCGGGCGCAGGTGTGCGCAGCTAAATTCGCGATCTTTTTTGGCAGATCTCTCTTTTGTGCGTGTGGCGTGTGATGAGAATGCGTATTGCGGATGATCTAAATTGgagcttttttttcttgtggcGCACTGGCGAAGACTGACGTGATGGAGATCGAAGGTGACGAAGGAGATGATGGGGGAGAGAAACAGGTAGGAGTATACTCCTATGTGTGTGTCATCAGACTCGGCCTTTTACCCTCGCAGGTCATGCATTGCGTTGTACTACCCTCTTTCTGTCAGCATAAAGAGGGACTTTAGTGAAGGCAGACAAagtggaagaaagagagagaaagcatgAACAATGTGAGGTGTCACAGTGAACAGTATCctgatgatgcatgacactgtACCCGATTGGCTCAAGAACAGAAGCACCACAAGATGACCCAATGGGTAGGCCTTGTACCGTACGTTGCTGTTCCATTTTCCATACAGCCATTCTTTTTTTCTGCTGGTACAGTACGCTGGATTGGCAGTTCTATCTATATTGTACCTGACCATTAGTTACACAAGGATTTCTTGGCTATAGTTAATATTTGTTGCTGTAACTAACGTTACTACTATAGTGCAGAACTGCAGATGACATCCGTATTGCTGACTGTACTgtagcagcaggaggagatggGTGCCAGCCTTGGAGAATCCTGCAGGTGAAAGTAAGTACTCGTAGTAACAGTAGAGCTTGTTGAGTGAGATGACACAGTAGTACTCCTAGGCACGTACGTACtttctccattctaaaataaataaataaacttagTAGTTCAAGATACGAGGCATTACAGTATTATGAATCGATCTTGtgttattttgtttattttgagatagagagAGTAGCAGCTGTTTTCACGAGACTAATCATCACATCGCTGTCTCAGATTCTCAGTGACAGACAGGATCAGCAAAACAAGCAGGGACATGCGTGCAGCGAAGTGAGAGACACTGTGTGGTGAGAGGAGGCTGATGAGCAGGTGAAAGTGAAACGTGAGGCAGGTGCCATTGCCAATGGCAGTGCACGCCACACACAAGCATCAGCATCAGCAAATTCAGCAGCAACAACCAACCAGCAACGCACGCAGCAAACATCCACAGCAGCTGGCTCCTCCTTCCCCCACTCCAACAGtttggcagcagcagcagcggcagctcgTTTCCTCGTCGCGTGCATGCACAATTGCATAGAGTATGCAGCTGCAGCCGCAGAGGTGAGTACTCCTGCGTCCCATAGAAAAACTGGATCATATgacatcctaatactacgaatctaaacatACATAGGATGTGGTTTTTCATGGGATAAATGGAGTATGCAGCTGCAGCAGAGGTGCCGGTCGATCCGGTCCCCCATTGCTGGGCTTACGCAAGAAGACAGTGAGATCGACCGATCGATCCATCGGCGGCCTGCCGGCCGGCGACGTGCTGTGCAGAGCAGCTgggtcctcgccgtcgccgtcgctggctAGTTGGCTGTGTATAGCTAGTACCTCCTAGCTATCTAGGTGCAGGCCATCGCATGCATGATCGGTCGATCGATGCAGATGCATGCAGTTAATCATCCATGGTCCAtggaccagcagcagcagcagggtggCCACTGGCTAGTACGGCCAGAGGATCGATTTATATATCATCATACCATTGATGGAGCTAGCCGTCCAgctataggctgtgtttagttcagcgcaaagtttgaattttggttgaaattggagatgatgtgactaaaaagttgtgtgtgtatgacagattgatgtgatggaaaaggactgaagtttggatccaaactttgaatctaaacacagccatagatGAATACAATCGAGGTTCACCTCTCCGATTGAGTAGCGCCGGATCTCAATCCCAGCGgtacggtgttttttttttgtttttaccaaattttatttatactagaaaaaatacctgtgcgttgcaacgatGGAGGCTATGTTAATCTTATTATTGCTATATTGTTTAGTTAAGGTAAAAGAAATTCGCTtagagatatatattttttaaaaaaatcttgagATGCAATTAGGTGTCCAacgttttttaaaagaaatttcttatacgactccttttctattttcaaaactgaacaaacttacaaaccgactcaaacatAAATCTGTATTTTCCAAAattgaacaaacttaaaaatcgactcatacacagatgacgtatcaaagtaccagtaaaaacatctttaatttttataacagtagagattttggttgaaattagtgTTCCAAATTTGAATTCTCAAGAACCATTCGAAATTTCACTAGGAAATTGCTTTCGTCCTGTGTCGAAACCACAAAATTTTACATTTTTCGTCGAAAATGTTAACCCTGGACACAGTACCACCACATCCATCTCTACTTGTTTGTAGTAACAACACCTGACGTACTACAGCGAGAAACAATCATGAATCGACGGATCAGCCAGTGGCCAACAGTAACTGGTACTCCACTTAATGCAgtaatgctatttttttttctttaagatgAAAATGCTGGCACAAGATGCAACTTATTGTAATAACGTTCAtaaaaaatactccatccgtttcacaatgtaaatcattctagcatttctcacattcatattaatgttaataaatctagatagatatatatgtctaaattcattaatatcaatatgaatgtggaaaatgctagaatgacttacattgtgaaacggaggaagtagaaacTTTTATACTTGAAATTTATAGCTTAGAATATTACATAAACTTTTATCCACCATTGGATATAGTccgttttaaataaaataaaaaatgataaacATGTCAAAAATCATAAATCTAAATATAAAAACTGTTGTAAAATCTCATTTTAATGTAGTGTAACTGagtgtaagtgcactgtaactAAGTACCAAGTGTAAGTTCTTTGTACCTGAGTGTAAATACAAGTTGGATGTATAAGAACACAAATCTTGATGCAAAATCCAATGAACAAAAAAGTGAAATGTAGAAACCCAAAAATCTATAGTAGGTGAAATAGCAAAACCAATACAATACAATTAACCATGCACGTTGGAAGAACAGATTTGCTCTCTAGGAAGAGCACTGTCAGGCTGAGTCTAATGGGCTCACAACAGTAGGTCCAACCCGTCCAACTACTCATCACCCATCCCACGGGCTGCACACGATTACGTTTCACCCAGCCCACGGGCCCACATGCACACGATTATGTTTCATCCAGCACACGTGCCCAATTCGGATGGGCCGAATACATTATAGAGTGAGAAAAATATGCCGAAGACGCCATTATTTTTCgtactttctttcttcttcttcttcttattattattatgggtATGAATAAATAATAGAATGATAAAAAACAATATGGAATAAAACCAATCCACTTAATTAattcctagctagctacttaattttaatttgtcatGCACATATAGTGAGACTACTTTATAATACTAGCTGAgactagtgtttttttttttttgtggagaACAGCTAAGACTAGTTCATCATGCTATCTATGGCCTCATCACTGTAGTATTGTTTGAGCCAATCAGCTATGATTCTCATCTCCTGTCTCCGGACTTTCTTGAGCCATTCAGGGTCTTCCTTGGTGGAGAATCTCAGGTCTACGTGGTGTCCACCTGCGCGCAACAACCAAATTTTACTCAATTCCCACAcataaattttgatgaaaaaaaaaacagcatggAAGGAAGTCTAAAAGGTTTTCATTGCAGctaaaaagttcaaatagataAATTAAATTCAGCTACTGACTGATGACCTTTTGGCTCAACCAGCGCAATGATGCTGTTGGAAATGCTCTTCAGTATTCTGCGGGAAGAAAAAAGATTGCCGTCAAGTGTGCTTATATAATTAATCCAAGTAAATTAACATTTTGCACCAGATTGGGATTTTAAACAAAAATTACCCGCCGGCGCTCCACGGATCGCGGAGTCCATTGAAGAAGATGATGTTACTCCCAGATCTCTTCAAAACATTCCGAATATCCTGGCgaatatataaaattaattcGATCATCAGTAGTTCATCAATTAATTTATCTGAAATTAACTTAGATGATCGATCAACAGATGATGAAATTACGTAGCCGCCGAAGTAGGACTGGATCCAGTGAGGGCGGGGAGGGACGCCGGTGGTGGCGAGGCAGCCGGCGAGGTAGGCGGTGAGGTTGAAGGGGTCCGGCGGGAAGACGGTGGCGTTGCCGATGCCGTAGCTCATCGTCATGATCACCTCCGTGCAGGCCTGCCAGGTCCAGCCGGGGAACATGCCGTAGGGGTCGTcgtcctcggcgccggcgccggggaagcACGCAAGCCCGCCGGTGCTGTTGTAGTAGATCGTCATCGCGTCCTTGATCCGCGACACCGTGTCGTTCCCCGACGTCGGTTTGTCGATCGCGCGGCAAATCTGTTTTTTTatattcataaatataataatgtacaatatataaaacatgtatatgtatatgtatatgtatgtataagtTGTGAATGATGGGCCTCTAGATGAATTGGTTAGGTGGCTCTAGTAGCACTCCTCAGGTCCTATGTTCGACTTCTAGTGGAGATAAGTTTTAGGCtagggtaaaaaaaaattccctcgTCTGTCACACGCCAAAGCATAGGTCTAAGCCTCTAAGGTTCGGTCCAGATAGTTGTCACACGGACTACGGTGGCCGCTATGTAAGGGATAATTGTCACACGGACTATGGTGGCCGCTATGTAAGGGTGTGATAGGGTTCAGAGGGTTTTCTCGACCTGTATGAGAAGGTTTTCTTCCATGCATGATGCCCGGGGGCTGTTTTACCCCTCTCAAGTTGAGTGATTTTAATTAAGGTCTTTGATAAATCAACTCGAGGTACCTAATTTAACAatagaaaatatttattttctcaATAATGATAAAATTACCCATAAGTTAATGAACACAGAGAAAAATGAGTAGAAATGTATGCATACattatatacgtatatgtatatatatacctctctGACGGGATACGCCGGGAGGGAGGTGAGGAAGTTGGATGGTGTCGGGTAATCCATCATTGAGCCGTAGATTAGAGCCTTCTCGACCAAGCCGGGTATGTCGTCCACGTTACCTCTGCATATATAAAATCAatcaattagttaattaatcacgtaaATTGAATTACATTAATTACTCCCTTGATGTTCAACCCATCCTTGTGTTTAGaggaaattaaaaaaacaacagtTCTAGAAATATATCATAGAGGCGCATTTAACAGTATTTTTCTATGTTATTAATTTCATAGTTCAagatcctgagttcaaatctccataggagcgaatttcagattgggttatttgagggctaagttctccatttgataggctaagttcctagtttctaaaaaaaggctgcatatatccggttggatatagaggccgggtaaaataacccttctctaaaaaaattcatagtGATTTATAATCCATTATATATTAGATTTGTTTGTGTGTTAAGTGGTTCCATATAATAGTAGGAGTGATCTCGTCATATCTCACCAAGGGCACTAAATTAAAGTCAGGAATACGGATAAAAATACAGTACAGGGTACAGATAAATACGTACTTGCACATATTGAATGTTTGGTTGAGTCGAGCTCGCCCTGCGTCGGTGGCCAGCGCTTTGTACATCTCACTCCATGAGTTTCGAAGCACATCGTAGCAATGTTTACTTTCACTCTGATATATTAATTAACACGCATTCATATATAATTGTCAAAGCAGTATTTTGCAGCTAAGTACTCGATCGTAATTAAAAAGAGAGAATAATGAtcgatataatatatatatatatatatatatatatatatatatatatatatatatatatatatatatatatatatatatatatatatatatatatatatatatatatatatatatatatatatatatatatataattgttatTATACCTTGAAGTCGTTGGAGACGACATTATAGAAGGAGTAAGGATCAGATAGACCGTTTAAGCCAAGAATAGGTGCAGAGGATGCAACGGCGCCCATCACAATGTGCGGGTACTTCATCCTCATCCATGCAGCCAACACTGTTTATTTGCATCAATTATCAAAAGAAAAATTCCTACGATTAATCCAACTTGATGTAATTTCACAGACAATGTATCATGCTAGAATCACATGTTAAAGAATCGCATGCACGCGTACATAATAGAAATATCTTACTCACTctttccctaaatgtttgacaccgttgatttttttaaaacgtttgaccattcgtcttattcaaaaaacttttgtaaaatatgtaaaactatatgcatagataaaagtatatttaacaataaatcaaatgatagaaaaaaaataattacttaatttttttttgaataagacgaacggttaaatatgtttaaaaaagtcaacagcgtcaaacatttaaggatggagggagtattagataaCGATTTACATTTTTGGCATCTGCTCATCATCAGACATACAACCATATTAAGTTTTGGTATCTGTAATATGCATATAGCACGTAATCTCTCGTTCACCTATTTTTTTCAATGGAAGAAGCTCTGACTTGGACATACAATATCTTAGCTAAATCTATCGATCTATAGTATTTATGAAAGATGAAAAGTTGCATCGGATTATCGATCTTCTAAACAATCAATGTTGTTATATATTCTAATTCCATcctaaattttaatatatttggcCGACGTTTTCGTCAGTGGCCCAGCAAAAAGTCCATCAGATCATCTTCGTCGTACGTCCTTGGATTTATATCAGACAGCTAATTAACTATAGCAATTATAGTGAGTAGTACTTAAGTTGAGGTCACGCTATAGCTAGGACTTTTTATCGACTACCCGGCCTGCACGTACGCTATCATCGTCATCTTTTCAGTTTTTAGTTTCTTGCATTCCAAACTAATGTTAATTCACTCTTTCTCTCAAGAGCCTAGCTATATATCCAGGGAGATAATTTTCTAAATTGTGATGGGATTTAATTTGGACATGTGGAAGCTGGAATGCACTACTCATGCGTAGTACACGTTGGAGAACTTGATACTCTACTGATTTGTATATATCTTTctcgatatactccctccatactcataaggaagtcgtttagaacagcgacacggtctccaaaacacaactttcacttcttatttctataaaaatatttattaaaaagtgatacatgtatacttttatgaaagtatttttcaagacaaatctatacatataatttttacattttcaaactcaacaacttgagaattattcatgttttatattcccaaggtttgacttaaacattgtactaaacgacttcctttataagtatggagagagtatatatatatatatatatatgatccagTCAGTTTCGTGCCGATTAGTATAATTATTAGCCACCTACTTAGCcatttatatattttcaaattaattTTTCTGATAGCTAATAACTaccaatgtactccctccgtcataaaaaaaggcaaaccctgggtttacgtgtccaattttgactgttcatcttatataaattttttttataattcatatttttattgttgttagatgataaaacatgattaatattttatgcgtgacttgtctttttaatttttttttcataatttttttaaataagacggacggtcaaatgttgggcacggaaaatagggtttgtctttttttggacggatggagtaggtaTTAGTCATTTTCTGTCCTACTCCTGAACAATCCTGATCGATTAACTGCACAACAGAAAAGCATCATTAACTAACACCTTTCTCGCCTTAATTGTAGCTAAATAATTAAGACAACTGCAAGTGCCTTAGCATAATAACACACGTATATGAACAGATACACCAACGAGAAATAGATCCTTCACTTTGAGTCACTGACAAATGAACCGATAACATGTCATTAACCTAAAGTCACATGCCATCAACTGTTTGATGATGTAGTTAGTCTTACTGCTTGATGATGTAAGATTAACCAACTGCTTGCTAATGATGCAATTTACTATCTccacgttttgactttgatcaaagtcaaactgtttcaaatttaataatgtttgtagaaaaaataataatattttcaactcaagacaaatttattatgaaaaaatatatttaattattgatttaattaaactaattcaatattataaatattattatatttatctataaatttagttaaatttaaagtagtttaacTTTGGCGAAGTCGAAACGTCTTACAACTTAAATCTTGAAACAGGgagtattaaaaaaaactcaagttAAGTTAGACTTACTGCCGCCGTATGAGCCGCCGAAGATGACGACGGGGGCCTTGCAGGCGGTGAGGTTGGACTTGAGGCTGAGGATGAGCTCCGCGAAGTCGGCGAGCGCCTGCGCCGTGGTCAGgtaccccgccgccgacgcgtccGCGAACGCCGCCGCCCTGGTGCCGCCGAACGGCAGCGACTCGCCGTAGTACCTGTGCTCGACGAACACGAGCATGGCGCGGaaccgcggcgccgcctcccacaTGAAACCGGTGTTGCTGGCGAACAGCGCGACGTCGCCCTCGTTGCCGGCGTACACgaacaccggcgccgccgccccgccccagAACGTGCCGTTCACCAGGTACCTCTGCCGGAACGTGCCGTTGCTCGCCGGCAGCTCGTTGAAGTGGTCCAGCCGCTGCGTGAAGTACCGCGTCTCGTACTGCAccacctgcggcggcggcgcggcggcgg harbors:
- the LOC4349822 gene encoding uncharacterized protein — protein: MAIHHLVASLLLFFSCCHAVAAGAGVRGRLPPTLATWRQYAAAAAPPPQVVQYETRYFTQRLDHFNELPASNGTFRQRYLVNGTFWGGAAAPVFVYAGNEGDVALFASNTGFMWEAAPRFRAMLVFVEHRYYGESLPFGGTRAAAFADASAAGYLTTAQALADFAELILSLKSNLTACKAPVVIFGGSYGGMLAAWMRMKYPHIVMGAVASSAPILGLNGLSDPYSFYNVVSNDFKSESKHCYDVLRNSWSEMYKALATDAGRARLNQTFNMCKGNVDDIPGLVEKALIYGSMMDYPTPSNFLTSLPAYPVREICRAIDKPTSGNDTVSRIKDAMTIYYNSTGGLACFPGAGAEDDDPYGMFPGWTWQACTEVIMTMSYGIGNATVFPPDPFNLTAYLAGCLATTGVPPRPHWIQSYFGGYDIRNVLKRSGSNIIFFNGLRDPWSAGGILKSISNSIIALVEPKGGHHVDLRFSTKEDPEWLKKVRRQEMRIIADWLKQYYSDEAIDSMMN